In Xiphias gladius isolate SHS-SW01 ecotype Sanya breed wild chromosome 5, ASM1685928v1, whole genome shotgun sequence, the following are encoded in one genomic region:
- the LOC120789879 gene encoding uncharacterized protein C18orf63-like isoform X7 gives MTWFINDKRRRNDNLTRMSGGVQQTLFFLGLPDLKKLVCISLTLQEEDGEPRSEQIKTCRELVLLYSDILASPALDSFTNITVIMAIPFFQKGVLRAFGQRRRLQLGSPQCVFPGDLQCCLSYSLITRLAPSWNKAGLYLISGKDFLTEGGRLNAVSMELSTSEGQLCISIEANTVRLPPTTLEDFDLPPLVLRRFCSDPDSILDPTSTGGTIWCHVLPSMKKGQIITISRQLPFRTYRDLQNHWNSLYGYRLPELAEEEVVYCSVYFRLVGERLFTYPLSCIRLQPVQRCPRADLQGALGSFLSAIRETVQSVCGFPARLASKPCYHTASLNTAASVRVLTTLSSVRPVLTQLPAPPPLRPKRSSFGSQPSVRTPLSQQAGAPGLLGDGYGFGGSLTQSQGCRGDGDWPSSSSSSSAHVSFSFSDSSGYQSAPSLSSSSFLPLFQQASSLTSSSSLFTPPSPQCQTSMNPALRPVPVFKNRHPSRHLNVALLRVQKQREHLSGGGEERRRVTLPAFGKNRPATAPPSASFAPPPILPPPTIPRFSRRPKPHSSTTPQPSAHPKIKLIPGLGPASKTKPRLILTPKPGMKLKSRSSHKTGSGSSTVANSSHKLQEKATKQPSAAPPEPPQPLTSSDMSNKDTSDSSRGGVVFQSKPKKSRAAIQDVDVEKMARKDQVRTHAELQLSFLASSGVSCRRRCTACVRGQVKSSVRAELCDSGGLVERKRSAGRCQPPEGGADAEGRGLSGRGLRHTHTHTHTHTHTHTDTQHISLWSNNAVLSSSCKDLMSNLAILSVCIKELWNR, from the exons ATGACATGGTTCATTAATGACAAGCGGAGGAGAAACGACAATCTGACCAG GATGAGTGGAGGAGTCCAGCAAACGTTGTTCTTCCTCGGGCTTCCGGACCTGAAGAAGCTGGTCTGCATCAGTCTGACTCTACAGGAGGAGGACGGAGAGCCGAGGAGCGAACAGATCAAGACCTGCAG agAGCTGGTGCTGCTGTACTCTGATATACTGGCCTCTCCTGCCCTGGACTCCTTCACTAATATCACAGTGATCATGGCT aTCCCATTTTTCCAGAAAGGCGTCCTCCGGGCGTTTGGACAGAGACGCCGTCTGCAG ctgggctctcctcagtgtgtgtttccaggtgacCTCCAGTGTTGTCTGTCCTACTCTCTGATCACCAGACTGGCTCCCAGCTGGAACAAAGCAGGACTCTACCTCATCTCTG GAAAGGACTTTCTGACTGAGGGGGGGAGGCTGAACGCTGTCA gCATGGAGCTGAGCACCAGTGAGGGCCAACTGTGCATCAGCATTGAAGCCAACACTGTCAGACTGCCCCCAACCACA CTGGAGGACTTTGACCTCCCTCCCTTAGTGCTGAGGAGGTTCTGCAGTGATCCTGACTCCATCCTCGACCCCACCTCCACGGGGGGAACCATCTGGTGTCACGTCCTGCCCAG catGAAGAAAGGTCAGATTATCACCATCAGCCGTCAGCTGCCCTTCAGGACCTACAGAGACCTACAGAACCACTGGAACAGCCTG taTGGTTACAGACTCCCCGAGCTtgcggaggaggaggtggtttACTGCAGCGTTTACTTCAGACTGGTGGGAGAGAGACTCTTCAC GTATCCCCTGAGCTGCATCCGCCTGCAGCCGGTGCAGCGCTGCCCCCGGGCGGACCTGCAGGGGGCGCTGGGCTCCTTCCTGTCGGCCATCAGGGAGAcagtgcagagtgtgtgtggctTCCCCGCACGCCTGGCCAGCAAACCCTGTTACCACACAGCCAGTCTGAACACTGCTGCATCAGTACGG gTGTTGACCACTTTGTCCTCCGTCAGGCCTGTCCTCACACAgctccctgctcctcctcctctccgaCCTAAGAGGTCCTCCTTTGGGTCACAGCCTTCAGTCCGGACCCCTCTCTCCCAGCAGGCCGGAGCTCCGGGGCTTCTGGGTGATGGATATGGATTTGGGGGCAGTCTGACTCAGAGTCAGGGGTGTAGAGGAGACGGAGACTGGCCCTCGTCGTCGTCCTCCTCGTCCGCAcatgtttctttctccttttccgATTCCTCAGGTTACCAGTCagctccttccctctcctcttcctcttttctcccacTCTTCCAGCAGGCTTcatccctcacctcctcctcctcgctcttCACCCCTCCTTCTCCCCAGTGTCAAACCTCGATGAACCCTGCTCTTAGACCGGTTCCCGTCTTCAAGAACAGGCATCCATCGCGCCACCTCAATGTCGCCCTGCTGCGGGTGCAGAAGCAGAGGGAGCATCTGAGcggaggaggtgaggagaggaggagggtgacGCTACCTGCCTTTGGGAAGAACAGACCCGCCACTGCTCCGCCATCTGCTTCTTTTGCACCCCCCCCAATTCTCCCTCCGCCAACCATTCCTCGCTTCAGCCGTCGCCCCAAACCTCACAGCAGCACCACTCCTCAGCCATCGGCTCACCCCAAAATCAAGCTCATCCCCGGCCTGGGTCCTGCGTCAAAGACTAAACCCAGGCTTATCCTCACTCCAAAGCCGGGGATGAAGCTTAAATCGAGGTCCAGCCACAAAACCGGCTCGGGAAGCAGCACTGTTGCTAATTCCAGCCATAAATTGCAGGAAAAAGCAACGAAACAACCCTCAGCTGCACCACCGGAGCCTCCTCAGCCTCTGACATCTTCAGATATGTCCAACAAGGATACCTCCGACAGCAGCAGAGGG GGAGTTGTGTTCCAGTCAAAGCCGAAAAAATCCAGAGCTGCGATTCAAGACGTGGATGTGGAGAAAATGGCCAGAAAAGACCAGGTCAGGACACATGCTGAACTTCAGCTCTCCTTTCTTG cttccTCTGGTGTTTCGTGTCGGCGCCGCTGCACCGCTTGCGTGCGTGGGCAGGTGAAGAGTT ccgTCCGAGCTGAACTCTGTGACTCTGGTGGCCTGgttgagaggaagaggagcgcTGGTCGGTGCCAACCACCAGAAGGAGGAGCTGATGCCGAAGGTCGTGGGCTGTCTGGCCGAggcctgagacacacacacacacacacacacacacacacacacacacacacagacacacagcataTCTCACTTTGGAGTAATAACGCAGTGCTGAGCTCTTCGTGTAAGGATTTGATGTCAAATCTGGCCATCTTATCAGTCTGTATCAAGGAGCTCTGGAACAGATGA
- the LOC120789879 gene encoding uncharacterized protein C18orf63-like isoform X5, translated as MQLVVYLAAVALQTGLQLPVSPVPAPAPSESDKKTSSQMSGGVQQTLFFLGLPDLKKLVCISLTLQEEDGEPRSEQIKTCRELVLLYSDILASPALDSFTNITVIMAIPFFQKGVLRAFGQRRRLQLGSPQCVFPGDLQCCLSYSLITRLAPSWNKAGLYLISGKDFLTEGGRLNAVSMELSTSEGQLCISIEANTVRLPPTTLEDFDLPPLVLRRFCSDPDSILDPTSTGGTIWCHVLPSMKKGQIITISRQLPFRTYRDLQNHWNSLYGYRLPELAEEEVVYCSVYFRLVGERLFTYPLSCIRLQPVQRCPRADLQGALGSFLSAIRETVQSVCGFPARLASKPCYHTASLNTAASVRVLTTLSSVRPVLTQLPAPPPLRPKRSSFGSQPSVRTPLSQQAGAPGLLGDGYGFGGSLTQSQGCRGDGDWPSSSSSSSAHVSFSFSDSSGYQSAPSLSSSSFLPLFQQASSLTSSSSLFTPPSPQCQTSMNPALRPVPVFKNRHPSRHLNVALLRVQKQREHLSGGGEERRRVTLPAFGKNRPATAPPSASFAPPPILPPPTIPRFSRRPKPHSSTTPQPSAHPKIKLIPGLGPASKTKPRLILTPKPGMKLKSRSSHKTGSGSSTVANSSHKLQEKATKQPSAAPPEPPQPLTSSDMSNKDTSDSSRGGVVFQSKPKKSRAAIQDVDVEKMARKDQVRTHAELQLSFLASSGVSCRRRCTACVRGQVKSSVRAELCDSGGLVERKRSAGRCQPPEGGADAEGRGLSGRGLRHTHTHTHTHTHTHTDTQHISLWSNNAVLSSSCKDLMSNLAILSVCIKELWNR; from the exons atgcagttagtTGTGTATCTGGCTGCTGTAGCTCTGCAGACAGGACTACAGCTCCCAGTGAGTCCAGTGCCAGCACCCGCTCCCAGTGAGTCCGATAAAAAGACCAGCTCCCA GATGAGTGGAGGAGTCCAGCAAACGTTGTTCTTCCTCGGGCTTCCGGACCTGAAGAAGCTGGTCTGCATCAGTCTGACTCTACAGGAGGAGGACGGAGAGCCGAGGAGCGAACAGATCAAGACCTGCAG agAGCTGGTGCTGCTGTACTCTGATATACTGGCCTCTCCTGCCCTGGACTCCTTCACTAATATCACAGTGATCATGGCT aTCCCATTTTTCCAGAAAGGCGTCCTCCGGGCGTTTGGACAGAGACGCCGTCTGCAG ctgggctctcctcagtgtgtgtttccaggtgacCTCCAGTGTTGTCTGTCCTACTCTCTGATCACCAGACTGGCTCCCAGCTGGAACAAAGCAGGACTCTACCTCATCTCTG GAAAGGACTTTCTGACTGAGGGGGGGAGGCTGAACGCTGTCA gCATGGAGCTGAGCACCAGTGAGGGCCAACTGTGCATCAGCATTGAAGCCAACACTGTCAGACTGCCCCCAACCACA CTGGAGGACTTTGACCTCCCTCCCTTAGTGCTGAGGAGGTTCTGCAGTGATCCTGACTCCATCCTCGACCCCACCTCCACGGGGGGAACCATCTGGTGTCACGTCCTGCCCAG catGAAGAAAGGTCAGATTATCACCATCAGCCGTCAGCTGCCCTTCAGGACCTACAGAGACCTACAGAACCACTGGAACAGCCTG taTGGTTACAGACTCCCCGAGCTtgcggaggaggaggtggtttACTGCAGCGTTTACTTCAGACTGGTGGGAGAGAGACTCTTCAC GTATCCCCTGAGCTGCATCCGCCTGCAGCCGGTGCAGCGCTGCCCCCGGGCGGACCTGCAGGGGGCGCTGGGCTCCTTCCTGTCGGCCATCAGGGAGAcagtgcagagtgtgtgtggctTCCCCGCACGCCTGGCCAGCAAACCCTGTTACCACACAGCCAGTCTGAACACTGCTGCATCAGTACGG gTGTTGACCACTTTGTCCTCCGTCAGGCCTGTCCTCACACAgctccctgctcctcctcctctccgaCCTAAGAGGTCCTCCTTTGGGTCACAGCCTTCAGTCCGGACCCCTCTCTCCCAGCAGGCCGGAGCTCCGGGGCTTCTGGGTGATGGATATGGATTTGGGGGCAGTCTGACTCAGAGTCAGGGGTGTAGAGGAGACGGAGACTGGCCCTCGTCGTCGTCCTCCTCGTCCGCAcatgtttctttctccttttccgATTCCTCAGGTTACCAGTCagctccttccctctcctcttcctcttttctcccacTCTTCCAGCAGGCTTcatccctcacctcctcctcctcgctcttCACCCCTCCTTCTCCCCAGTGTCAAACCTCGATGAACCCTGCTCTTAGACCGGTTCCCGTCTTCAAGAACAGGCATCCATCGCGCCACCTCAATGTCGCCCTGCTGCGGGTGCAGAAGCAGAGGGAGCATCTGAGcggaggaggtgaggagaggaggagggtgacGCTACCTGCCTTTGGGAAGAACAGACCCGCCACTGCTCCGCCATCTGCTTCTTTTGCACCCCCCCCAATTCTCCCTCCGCCAACCATTCCTCGCTTCAGCCGTCGCCCCAAACCTCACAGCAGCACCACTCCTCAGCCATCGGCTCACCCCAAAATCAAGCTCATCCCCGGCCTGGGTCCTGCGTCAAAGACTAAACCCAGGCTTATCCTCACTCCAAAGCCGGGGATGAAGCTTAAATCGAGGTCCAGCCACAAAACCGGCTCGGGAAGCAGCACTGTTGCTAATTCCAGCCATAAATTGCAGGAAAAAGCAACGAAACAACCCTCAGCTGCACCACCGGAGCCTCCTCAGCCTCTGACATCTTCAGATATGTCCAACAAGGATACCTCCGACAGCAGCAGAGGG GGAGTTGTGTTCCAGTCAAAGCCGAAAAAATCCAGAGCTGCGATTCAAGACGTGGATGTGGAGAAAATGGCCAGAAAAGACCAGGTCAGGACACATGCTGAACTTCAGCTCTCCTTTCTTG cttccTCTGGTGTTTCGTGTCGGCGCCGCTGCACCGCTTGCGTGCGTGGGCAGGTGAAGAGTT ccgTCCGAGCTGAACTCTGTGACTCTGGTGGCCTGgttgagaggaagaggagcgcTGGTCGGTGCCAACCACCAGAAGGAGGAGCTGATGCCGAAGGTCGTGGGCTGTCTGGCCGAggcctgagacacacacacacacacacacacacacacacacacacacacacagacacacagcataTCTCACTTTGGAGTAATAACGCAGTGCTGAGCTCTTCGTGTAAGGATTTGATGTCAAATCTGGCCATCTTATCAGTCTGTATCAAGGAGCTCTGGAACAGATGA
- the LOC120789879 gene encoding uncharacterized protein C18orf63-like isoform X9 yields the protein MSGGVQQTLFFLGLPDLKKLVCISLTLQEEDGEPRSEQIKTCRELVLLYSDILASPALDSFTNITVIMAIPFFQKGVLRAFGQRRRLQLGSPQCVFPGDLQCCLSYSLITRLAPSWNKAGLYLISGKDFLTEGGRLNAVSMELSTSEGQLCISIEANTVRLPPTTLEDFDLPPLVLRRFCSDPDSILDPTSTGGTIWCHVLPSMKKGQIITISRQLPFRTYRDLQNHWNSLYGYRLPELAEEEVVYCSVYFRLVGERLFTYPLSCIRLQPVQRCPRADLQGALGSFLSAIRETVQSVCGFPARLASKPCYHTASLNTAASVRVLTTLSSVRPVLTQLPAPPPLRPKRSSFGSQPSVRTPLSQQAGAPGLLGDGYGFGGSLTQSQGCRGDGDWPSSSSSSSAHVSFSFSDSSGYQSAPSLSSSSFLPLFQQASSLTSSSSLFTPPSPQCQTSMNPALRPVPVFKNRHPSRHLNVALLRVQKQREHLSGGGEERRRVTLPAFGKNRPATAPPSASFAPPPILPPPTIPRFSRRPKPHSSTTPQPSAHPKIKLIPGLGPASKTKPRLILTPKPGMKLKSRSSHKTGSGSSTVANSSHKLQEKATKQPSAAPPEPPQPLTSSDMSNKDTSDSSRGGVVFQSKPKKSRAAIQDVDVEKMARKDQVRTHAELQLSFLASSGVSCRRRCTACVRGQVKSSVRAELCDSGGLVERKRSAGRCQPPEGGADAEGRGLSGRGLRHTHTHTHTHTHTHTDTQHISLWSNNAVLSSSCKDLMSNLAILSVCIKELWNR from the exons ATGAGTGGAGGAGTCCAGCAAACGTTGTTCTTCCTCGGGCTTCCGGACCTGAAGAAGCTGGTCTGCATCAGTCTGACTCTACAGGAGGAGGACGGAGAGCCGAGGAGCGAACAGATCAAGACCTGCAG agAGCTGGTGCTGCTGTACTCTGATATACTGGCCTCTCCTGCCCTGGACTCCTTCACTAATATCACAGTGATCATGGCT aTCCCATTTTTCCAGAAAGGCGTCCTCCGGGCGTTTGGACAGAGACGCCGTCTGCAG ctgggctctcctcagtgtgtgtttccaggtgacCTCCAGTGTTGTCTGTCCTACTCTCTGATCACCAGACTGGCTCCCAGCTGGAACAAAGCAGGACTCTACCTCATCTCTG GAAAGGACTTTCTGACTGAGGGGGGGAGGCTGAACGCTGTCA gCATGGAGCTGAGCACCAGTGAGGGCCAACTGTGCATCAGCATTGAAGCCAACACTGTCAGACTGCCCCCAACCACA CTGGAGGACTTTGACCTCCCTCCCTTAGTGCTGAGGAGGTTCTGCAGTGATCCTGACTCCATCCTCGACCCCACCTCCACGGGGGGAACCATCTGGTGTCACGTCCTGCCCAG catGAAGAAAGGTCAGATTATCACCATCAGCCGTCAGCTGCCCTTCAGGACCTACAGAGACCTACAGAACCACTGGAACAGCCTG taTGGTTACAGACTCCCCGAGCTtgcggaggaggaggtggtttACTGCAGCGTTTACTTCAGACTGGTGGGAGAGAGACTCTTCAC GTATCCCCTGAGCTGCATCCGCCTGCAGCCGGTGCAGCGCTGCCCCCGGGCGGACCTGCAGGGGGCGCTGGGCTCCTTCCTGTCGGCCATCAGGGAGAcagtgcagagtgtgtgtggctTCCCCGCACGCCTGGCCAGCAAACCCTGTTACCACACAGCCAGTCTGAACACTGCTGCATCAGTACGG gTGTTGACCACTTTGTCCTCCGTCAGGCCTGTCCTCACACAgctccctgctcctcctcctctccgaCCTAAGAGGTCCTCCTTTGGGTCACAGCCTTCAGTCCGGACCCCTCTCTCCCAGCAGGCCGGAGCTCCGGGGCTTCTGGGTGATGGATATGGATTTGGGGGCAGTCTGACTCAGAGTCAGGGGTGTAGAGGAGACGGAGACTGGCCCTCGTCGTCGTCCTCCTCGTCCGCAcatgtttctttctccttttccgATTCCTCAGGTTACCAGTCagctccttccctctcctcttcctcttttctcccacTCTTCCAGCAGGCTTcatccctcacctcctcctcctcgctcttCACCCCTCCTTCTCCCCAGTGTCAAACCTCGATGAACCCTGCTCTTAGACCGGTTCCCGTCTTCAAGAACAGGCATCCATCGCGCCACCTCAATGTCGCCCTGCTGCGGGTGCAGAAGCAGAGGGAGCATCTGAGcggaggaggtgaggagaggaggagggtgacGCTACCTGCCTTTGGGAAGAACAGACCCGCCACTGCTCCGCCATCTGCTTCTTTTGCACCCCCCCCAATTCTCCCTCCGCCAACCATTCCTCGCTTCAGCCGTCGCCCCAAACCTCACAGCAGCACCACTCCTCAGCCATCGGCTCACCCCAAAATCAAGCTCATCCCCGGCCTGGGTCCTGCGTCAAAGACTAAACCCAGGCTTATCCTCACTCCAAAGCCGGGGATGAAGCTTAAATCGAGGTCCAGCCACAAAACCGGCTCGGGAAGCAGCACTGTTGCTAATTCCAGCCATAAATTGCAGGAAAAAGCAACGAAACAACCCTCAGCTGCACCACCGGAGCCTCCTCAGCCTCTGACATCTTCAGATATGTCCAACAAGGATACCTCCGACAGCAGCAGAGGG GGAGTTGTGTTCCAGTCAAAGCCGAAAAAATCCAGAGCTGCGATTCAAGACGTGGATGTGGAGAAAATGGCCAGAAAAGACCAGGTCAGGACACATGCTGAACTTCAGCTCTCCTTTCTTG cttccTCTGGTGTTTCGTGTCGGCGCCGCTGCACCGCTTGCGTGCGTGGGCAGGTGAAGAGTT ccgTCCGAGCTGAACTCTGTGACTCTGGTGGCCTGgttgagaggaagaggagcgcTGGTCGGTGCCAACCACCAGAAGGAGGAGCTGATGCCGAAGGTCGTGGGCTGTCTGGCCGAggcctgagacacacacacacacacacacacacacacacacacacacacacagacacacagcataTCTCACTTTGGAGTAATAACGCAGTGCTGAGCTCTTCGTGTAAGGATTTGATGTCAAATCTGGCCATCTTATCAGTCTGTATCAAGGAGCTCTGGAACAGATGA